From the genome of Pseudomonas helvetica:
TCAACTTGCCGTTCCACACGTCGAGCTTGTCGAGCATGGAGTCGGCGAAGGCCATGAACTGGCCAAACACCCGCCAATGAGACGGGCGCAATTCGCTGCGGCCGCTCCAGTCGGCCAGGTGCTGCTGGTATTGCCAGGCGCTGTGGCGGGCGCTGCGACCGAACAGGAAAAAGTACAAGACGATGCCGTACAGCAGCGGGCTCAACAGCCGACGCCCGAGCACTTTTGCGCAGAGTGCGGTGAATTTCATCAGCCAGAAACTGCCGCGTTCCTTGTGATCGGCCCAGTGCTCGTTGTCTGCATTGATGCTCATGTTCGCCACCGTCGCCAAAGAATGACCGGCGCCCGTAACAGCATGCCGAAGAACAGGCGGGTGTGCATGCTCGTAATCAGCACATTGTCGCGAAACAGACGAAAATGCGAGACGCCATCCAGGGGGTAGTGAACCTTGGTGTGCAGCCAGCGCATCGGCAGATTGCGCCAGGCCAGGCGCACGATGATGTCAGTGTCGAAGTCCATGCGATTGCCGATCTTCACCGAATTGATCAGCGCCAGCGTCGGCGGCAACGGGTAGAGGCGAAAACCGCACATGGAGTCGCGAATCTGCAACGAAAGGGTGTTGATCCAGACCATCACGTGCGTCAGGTAGCGGGCATACAAACGGCCCTTCGGCACACTGGCGTCGTACAGCGGGTAGCCGCAGATCAGTGCGTCGGGATGGGCGCGTGACTGCTCGATGAAGGTCCGAACGTCACTCAAGTCGTGCTGACCATCGGCGTCCACCTGCAAGGCGTGACTGAAGCCCAGGCGCGAAGCTTCGCGAAACCCGCTCATGACCGCGCCGCCCTTGCCCTGATTGACGGCGAGTTTGATCAGGAAAACCTGGTCGCGCCGGGCCAGTTGCTCCAGTACCGCGGCACAGGCCGGACTGCTGGCGTCATCCACCAGAATGCACGGCAGATGGTTGGCGAGCAGCGCGTCGACCACGTTGGTGACGGCGGCTTCGTGGTTGTAGACCGGGATCACGGCGCAGGGGTTATGCATGTGTTGTCCCTTGCTCGGATTCATTGTGGCGAGGGAGCTTGCTCCCGTTCGAGTGCGAAGCGCTCGCAATCAATCCTGCGGACGAAACCTGGCAGGCCGCATTGGAGGGTTTTGGGGCTGTTGCGCCCGAGCGCGGACCGACCCGCGGGAGCAAGCTCCCTCGCCACAGATGCATAACTTTAGACATCTGCGGCCTCCAGTAAAATTCGTCCACTGGAGCAGGTAGCCGTCTCATTGCGATAGGCGAAATACAATTTGCTGCGCAATGGGTCGAAGCGCAGATGCAGCTGGATTTCATCGCCGGGGCGCACCAGTTGCTGGAACTTCAGCACTTCCATGCCGGCAAACTTTATCGGCAGCTCCATCAGCTGCCGACCCAGGTTCAGCGCCCATTCGACTTGCACCACGCCCGGCAATACAGGCGTTTGCGGGAAGTGGCCGCTGAAGTAGGCAAGGTCCGGCGGCACCGCCAGTTGCAGGCTCCACTCGCCATCGGCTTCGACCTGTTCCAATACATGCGGCGCCTTTGGACGGGGCGCCAGCAGCAGGGCTTCAACGTCGGCTTGCGGCAGTTTGCCCTGGGCGTTCAGCGGCAGTTGACGCAACAAGCGCCAGCGGCGCGGCAGGGCCAGGGTTTCGCAATGTTGACTCAAGTGCTGACGCAGTTCCTGGGTCAGGGTACGCCGGCCTTGGTTGCGCAACGCGTGCAGACCCTGTTCGCTCAGCACCAGCAAGGCTCCCAGCGAGGCCCGGTTCTCCTGAACCACGCCGAGGCGCGCTTCGGCGACCCAGTCGTGAGCCATCAGCGCCTGTTCCAGCATCGGCAGCGAGATACGTTTTTCTTCCAGCTTGACGATCCGGTCCAGCCGTCCAAGCAGTTCGAAACGACCGTCGGCGGCGATGTGCGCGGCGTCGGCGGTATGTTCAACGTGGTCGACCGGCAAGTACGGCGAGGCGATGAGCAGGGCCCCGTCACTGTCCTGACTCAGCACGACATCGGCAAAGGGTTGCCAGAGATCGTCGCCCTGACGCCAGGCAATGCCACCGGTTTCCGAGCTGCCGAGAATCTCCGTCGGCCATTGTTGCAGGCGTGCGTGCAAGCGTTGCGCCGCCTCGGCCGGCAACGCGCCACCGGAAGAAAACACTCGGCGGACTGCGCTCAAGGCCGGCCAATCGAGGTTGTCGCCCATGCGCTTGAGCAGCGCCGGGCTGGCAACCCAGGCGAAGGCTGGATGTTCGCGACTGGTGCGCTGCAGGTCTTCCGGGAACGCCAATTGCCGGCGTACGAACGGACGCCCGGCGCACAGCGGCCACAGCACCCGAAACAGCAATCCATAGATGTGCTGGGTGCCGACGCTGCCGATGATGCAGGCGTTGCCCAGGTCCGCGCCCCACAAGTGCTCCAGCGCCTGAACTTCATTGGCCAGTTGCCGCAGGGTTTTCTCGATGCGCTTGGGTTCGCCGCTGGAGCCGGATGTGCACAGGCTCAGGTGGCAGTGATCGAGATCCAGTTCGGCGGCAGCCAGCGGCGCCTGCTGGAAGTCAGTCAGCTGTGCGTCGTCTGCCAGATCGGTCAGCCACAGATCGACCGCCGTCGACCAGCGCAGACGGGTTTGGGGTTGCAGATCGGCAGGCAGCAGCACGCTGACCCCGGCACGCCAGGCGCCGAGCAGGGCAATCGCCAGTTGCGCAGCATCTTCCAGGTGCACGGCAATACGCGTCACACCTTGTGCTTGCAGGCCAGCGGCGAGGCGCAGGGCCTGCTCGCACAGGTCGGCGTGATTGAGCGCCGGATCCGCCGTGACGGCGCGCGCAGGTAGTGCCTTGAGCAACAGTTGCTCAAGTTTTATCCAATTCATGGGTGGCCTCGTACCCGTTGTCGTATGAGCCATTCAATGGCAAACAGCAAACCCATTAACCCGTAGGAGATCAGGCCGGTGTACAACATCCACCAACTCAGCGGCGCCCAAAGGGTCAGGGCGGCGGCGAGCAAACCGTTACAGAGGAAAAACACGCTCCAGGCGATCGTCACCTGGCGGGTATAAACAATGGCCTTGTCCGGCAGATGCGGTTCGCGCAAACGCGCCAGCCGCTCGATCATCGGTTGCCCGAACTTCAGGCTCAGGCCAAACAACGCCAGCATGAAACCGCTCATCAGCACCGGGTACCAGCGCAGCAACACAGGGCTGTCGAACAGCGCCAGCAGCAGGCAAAAAGCAATGGCAACCACCGCCATCCAGACGCTGCCGGGGCGTCGCTCGCCCAGCAGCGCACGGGCCAGCCACAATCCGCCCAGCAACAGACCGAACTGCCACGGGGCAAAATGTTCCATGCCGAAATACACCGCAAAGGGGTACAGCAGGCCCGCCAGCAGCAGGCCGAGGCCGATCAGTCGGCTCATGCGGCCGGTTGAACCAGACGGTAGACCGCCTCGACCACGTCGCTGACGGTACGTACCGACTTGAACTCTTCGGCGGCAATTTTCTTGCCGGTCTGGCGTTTGATGTGATCGATCAGGTCGACGGCATCAATGCTGTCGATTTCCAGGTCCTGATACAGGTTGGCGTCCAGGGTCACGCGTTCGGGTTCCAGCTCAAAGAGTTCGACCAGGGCATCACGCAGGGTGTTGAAGATGTCGTCACGAGTTTGCATGGTCCGGTCTCAAGCTGCCTGTTTTGCAGTGACGAACGCCGCAAGGCTCGCCACGTTGGTGAAGTGACCACGGGTGTCATTGGCATCGGCGTCGATTTTGATGCCGTACT
Proteins encoded in this window:
- a CDS encoding acyl carrier protein — encoded protein: MQTRDDIFNTLRDALVELFELEPERVTLDANLYQDLEIDSIDAVDLIDHIKRQTGKKIAAEEFKSVRTVSDVVEAVYRLVQPAA
- a CDS encoding glycosyltransferase family 2 protein — encoded protein: MHNPCAVIPVYNHEAAVTNVVDALLANHLPCILVDDASSPACAAVLEQLARRDQVFLIKLAVNQGKGGAVMSGFREASRLGFSHALQVDADGQHDLSDVRTFIEQSRAHPDALICGYPLYDASVPKGRLYARYLTHVMVWINTLSLQIRDSMCGFRLYPLPPTLALINSVKIGNRMDFDTDIIVRLAWRNLPMRWLHTKVHYPLDGVSHFRLFRDNVLITSMHTRLFFGMLLRAPVILWRRWRT
- a CDS encoding AMP-binding protein, with the protein product MNWIKLEQLLLKALPARAVTADPALNHADLCEQALRLAAGLQAQGVTRIAVHLEDAAQLAIALLGAWRAGVSVLLPADLQPQTRLRWSTAVDLWLTDLADDAQLTDFQQAPLAAAELDLDHCHLSLCTSGSSGEPKRIEKTLRQLANEVQALEHLWGADLGNACIIGSVGTQHIYGLLFRVLWPLCAGRPFVRRQLAFPEDLQRTSREHPAFAWVASPALLKRMGDNLDWPALSAVRRVFSSGGALPAEAAQRLHARLQQWPTEILGSSETGGIAWRQGDDLWQPFADVVLSQDSDGALLIASPYLPVDHVEHTADAAHIAADGRFELLGRLDRIVKLEEKRISLPMLEQALMAHDWVAEARLGVVQENRASLGALLVLSEQGLHALRNQGRRTLTQELRQHLSQHCETLALPRRWRLLRQLPLNAQGKLPQADVEALLLAPRPKAPHVLEQVEADGEWSLQLAVPPDLAYFSGHFPQTPVLPGVVQVEWALNLGRQLMELPIKFAGMEVLKFQQLVRPGDEIQLHLRFDPLRSKLYFAYRNETATCSSGRILLEAADV